In the genome of Leptospira tipperaryensis, one region contains:
- a CDS encoding tyrosine-type recombinase/integrase encodes MLPFSESTLEVFQKLDSSKVELKGELELRSWIKALRLKNASRRTIQSYYSNVISLLRWSGKNPKEIEKKDVLKFLEVSFLEKHLSATTISLRIQALNSYFGIHLGKPWFKNLSRPKREQKLPDILSTLEVYNILTALPNPKHRLLLSFCYASGLRVSELVKLRPEDIDETRMSLKVREGKGKKDRFTMLSQACASLWKEFRLVHPYEEWVFPGQDPSKHIHIRTAEKIFEMASKKAGIKKNVSIHGLRHAFATHLLEAGTNIKHIQFLLGHKSVRTTELYTRVSQVRLTQVASPLDLLNLKKN; translated from the coding sequence GTGCTTCCGTTTTCAGAGTCGACCTTAGAAGTTTTCCAAAAGTTAGATTCTTCGAAGGTAGAACTCAAGGGAGAATTGGAACTCCGGAGTTGGATCAAAGCTCTGCGGTTGAAGAATGCTTCCAGGAGAACGATTCAATCCTATTATTCAAACGTAATCTCACTTTTGAGATGGTCTGGGAAGAATCCGAAGGAGATCGAAAAGAAAGACGTCTTAAAGTTTCTCGAAGTTTCCTTTCTGGAAAAGCACTTGAGTGCTACCACCATTTCCTTAAGAATTCAAGCTTTGAATTCTTATTTTGGCATTCATCTCGGAAAACCTTGGTTTAAGAATCTTTCAAGACCCAAGAGAGAACAAAAACTTCCGGACATTCTTTCTACTTTAGAAGTTTATAATATTCTTACCGCACTTCCAAATCCCAAACATAGGCTTTTACTTTCTTTTTGTTACGCGAGCGGTTTAAGGGTGAGTGAACTCGTAAAACTGAGGCCCGAAGACATTGATGAAACGAGGATGAGCTTAAAAGTAAGGGAAGGAAAAGGGAAGAAGGATCGTTTTACGATGCTCTCTCAGGCTTGCGCCTCTCTCTGGAAAGAATTTCGTTTGGTCCATCCTTACGAAGAATGGGTTTTTCCCGGACAGGATCCGTCCAAACATATTCACATTCGAACTGCGGAGAAAATCTTCGAGATGGCAAGTAAGAAAGCCGGAATCAAAAAAAACGTGAGCATCCATGGCCTTCGTCACGCTTTTGCAACGCACCTTCTCGAAGCCGGCACCAACATTAAACACATTCAGTTTTTGTTGGGCCACAAAAGCGTTAGGACCACGGAACTCTACACTCGAGTCAGCCAAGTTCGCCTCACCCAAGTTGCAAGCCCTCTCGACCTTCTAAATCTCAAAAAGAATTAG